GTCCGGCCACGTCCCAACCGGGTGCAACCCCTTGTCGTGGGCGAGGCGCATCATCTGCCCTGCTGCGTCGTTCTCCTTCACCAGGCGGTTCTTGCGGTCCGGAGGCGTCCGCATGTCCACAAGCAGGTACTTGCCGTCGCCGAGATCGATCTCCAGATCGACTCCCGTCCATCCACGGCCCGGCCGCTGGATGTATCCGGCGGCCTCTGCCAGCGTCCCCGGCTCGAGACCAAGGACCTGTTCGATCTGGCCGAGTCGCTTCCCGCGGGGCGCGTTGCGGTCGTTCTCCCAGTCGCTGACGGTCGACTGGTGGACGCCGAGCTGCTCGGCCAGCCACCGCTGATCGCGGCTGCCTCGAGCCTCGCGAATCGCCTTCCCGATCGACATGTCTGACACCAGACTGCGGCATGACGCTCCGAAACACCCACGCGGTGGTATGGGTTTCGCGGTAGTCCCCTGTAACGCGTAGTTCCACGCGGGGAACTACCCGTTGGGACGTAGGCCCCGCCTGGTATATGGGATTTGGGGTAGACACATATGGGTTTCTCGGTTTACCATCGGCGGCATGCCATGGGCGACCACCACCGAGCTGCCAGGAAGCGCCAGCGAGCGCACCCTGGCCCTCACCGTCGAGGAGCTGTGTGAGCAGCTGCCCGCCATCCGCGAGGTGCTGCACCTCCGCCAGGTCGACCTCGCCGAGCAGCTCGGCGTCCACCAGTCGACCGTCAGCGACTGGGAGCGCCGGGACTCGCCCGCGATTCCGTCGCGTCACAACGAGCGGCTCCTGCGTCGCTTCCTGGCTGAGGCATTCATGCGAGAGGCGGTGGCAGCGTGACCGCTCCGGCCACCCCACTCGACGAGGCGGTGTCGCAGCTGTCGGCGGCGCTGCTCGAGCAGGCCCGCGCCCAGGCGGCCGCGAACCCGGTCGGTGACGACGACGTCCTCGTTGGGCTGAACCGGATCGCCCGGCACCTGTCGATGTCGGCGACCACCGTCACCCAGCTCGCCGAGTCCGGCGAGCTGCCGGCCCGGAAGGTCGGCACCCGCTGGCGCGCATCGAAGCGGGCCCTGTCGGTGTGGTTGGAGGGCGACCGGTGACCCCCTCTCCCACCGCCACCGCTGCGGCGCCGGTGACGCCGGACGTGACGCGCCGGTCGGACACGCCTCGT
The window above is part of the Euzebya sp. genome. Proteins encoded here:
- a CDS encoding helix-turn-helix domain-containing protein → MSIGKAIREARGSRDQRWLAEQLGVHQSTVSDWENDRNAPRGKRLGQIEQVLGLEPGTLAEAAGYIQRPGRGWTGVDLEIDLGDGKYLLVDMRTPPDRKNRLVKENDAAGQMMRLAHDKGLHPVGTWPDVIVAERDRDLQDLASAYGFDPERLRIADRPLPVWIAVWEFTEDDAAAGEMTAFGRLTPANRRLARTMITEMLRQQGLDPDDPDVGE
- a CDS encoding helix-turn-helix domain-containing protein, which codes for MPWATTTELPGSASERTLALTVEELCEQLPAIREVLHLRQVDLAEQLGVHQSTVSDWERRDSPAIPSRHNERLLRRFLAEAFMREAVAA
- a CDS encoding helix-turn-helix domain-containing protein; protein product: MTAPATPLDEAVSQLSAALLEQARAQAAANPVGDDDVLVGLNRIARHLSMSATTVTQLAESGELPARKVGTRWRASKRALSVWLEGDR